One region of Termitidicoccus mucosus genomic DNA includes:
- a CDS encoding non-canonical purine NTP pyrophosphatase, giving the protein MKLFLASGNTHKAQEFQSLADASGLPLEILSAKTIGGMPQVEEDTGTFTGNARKKARALREKIDAAAGIPHSAFRIPHSTGAWVMADDSGLCVDALGGDPGVESAYYAGPQGDGAANLAKLVAATRDVPDGARGAHFVCVLLLIAPDGAEHAFEGRCHGRLAREPRGAGGFGYDPVFIPDGHHQTLSELGDAVKNRLSHRGRAWAKAAEFLATRCAS; this is encoded by the coding sequence ATGAAACTGTTTTTAGCCTCCGGTAACACGCACAAGGCGCAGGAATTCCAGTCGCTTGCCGACGCCTCCGGCCTTCCGCTCGAAATTCTCTCCGCCAAGACCATCGGCGGCATGCCGCAGGTGGAGGAGGACACGGGTACCTTCACCGGCAACGCCCGCAAAAAGGCCCGCGCCCTGCGCGAGAAAATCGACGCCGCCGCCGGCATTCCGCACTCCGCATTCCGCATTCCGCATTCGACCGGCGCCTGGGTGATGGCCGACGACAGCGGCCTGTGCGTTGACGCGCTCGGCGGCGACCCCGGCGTCGAATCGGCCTATTACGCCGGCCCGCAGGGCGACGGCGCGGCCAACCTCGCCAAGCTCGTCGCCGCCACGCGCGACGTTCCCGACGGCGCACGCGGCGCGCATTTCGTATGCGTGCTCCTCCTCATCGCGCCGGATGGCGCCGAGCACGCCTTCGAGGGACGCTGCCACGGGCGCCTCGCCCGCGAACCGCGCGGCGCGGGCGGCTTCGGCTACGATCCGGTTTTCATTCCCGACGGCCACCACCAGACCCTTTCCGAACTCGGCGACGCGGTCAAAAACCGACTCAGCCACCGCGGTCGCGCCTGGGCCAAGGCGGCGGAGTTTTTGGCAACTCGATGCGCATCGTGA
- the ribD gene encoding bifunctional diaminohydroxyphosphoribosylaminopyrimidine deaminase/5-amino-6-(5-phosphoribosylamino)uracil reductase RibD, whose amino-acid sequence MSTGHTRSPIDTSQLARHERHMRRALELARRGWGTTHPNPMVGALIVEDDAIVAEGWHAQDGGPHAERVALAALGRKPKPGATLYVTLEPCSTHGRTGACTDAIREAGIARVVAGATDPFAEHAGRGFQILRDAGIEVVSGVLEAECADLNLLFNHWVTARAPLVAAKSAITLDAKIATRTGESRWITGEPARADVMRWRRLFPSIAIGAGTLAKDNPRLTARIEGEEEWCPLRFVFDGLLRSMTDRSLPRLYTDEFRERTIVVTTPHGGLGYVRKLRDQGVQVWCLDSPTQRVPIAAFRQKCAEEKITGVYLEGGSQLVSEFLQERQLDYLFVYRAPLLFADERAKPVYTGLRTERLDQSLRLADVRHASFGDDQLMRGRVVYPEKIHFDETVFSLR is encoded by the coding sequence ATGAGCACCGGTCACACCCGCTCCCCGATTGACACCTCGCAACTCGCCCGGCACGAGCGTCACATGCGCCGCGCCTTGGAACTCGCGCGTCGCGGCTGGGGGACCACCCATCCCAATCCCATGGTCGGGGCCCTCATCGTCGAGGACGACGCCATTGTCGCCGAAGGCTGGCATGCGCAGGACGGCGGCCCGCATGCCGAGCGCGTCGCCCTCGCCGCGCTCGGCCGCAAGCCCAAGCCCGGCGCCACGCTGTATGTCACGCTTGAGCCCTGCTCCACGCACGGCCGCACCGGCGCCTGCACCGACGCCATCCGCGAGGCCGGCATCGCGCGCGTGGTCGCCGGCGCGACCGATCCGTTTGCCGAGCACGCGGGGCGCGGCTTTCAGATTCTGCGCGACGCGGGCATCGAAGTCGTCAGCGGCGTGCTCGAGGCCGAGTGCGCGGACCTGAATCTGTTGTTCAACCATTGGGTGACCGCGCGCGCGCCGCTCGTCGCCGCGAAATCCGCCATCACGCTCGACGCCAAGATCGCCACGCGCACCGGCGAGTCACGCTGGATCACCGGCGAGCCCGCGCGCGCCGACGTGATGCGCTGGCGGCGCTTGTTTCCGTCCATCGCCATCGGCGCCGGCACCCTCGCGAAGGACAACCCGCGCCTCACCGCGCGCATCGAGGGCGAGGAGGAATGGTGCCCGCTGCGCTTCGTGTTCGACGGCCTGCTGCGCTCGATGACCGACCGCTCGCTGCCGCGCCTCTACACGGACGAGTTTCGCGAGCGCACCATCGTCGTCACCACGCCGCACGGCGGCCTCGGCTACGTGCGCAAGCTCCGCGACCAGGGCGTGCAAGTCTGGTGCCTCGACTCGCCCACGCAGCGCGTGCCGATCGCTGCGTTCCGGCAAAAATGCGCCGAGGAAAAAATCACCGGCGTCTATCTCGAGGGCGGCAGCCAGCTCGTGAGCGAGTTTTTGCAGGAGCGCCAGCTCGACTACCTTTTCGTTTACCGCGCGCCGCTGCTCTTCGCCGACGAGCGCGCCAAGCCCGTTTACACCGGCCTGCGCACCGAGCGTCTCGACCAGTCGCTGCGCCTGGCCGACGTGCGCCACGCCTCGTTCGGTGACGACCAGCTCATGCGCGGACGAGTCGTTTACCCGGAAAAAATCCACTTCGATGAAACTGTTTTTAGCCTCCGGTAA
- a CDS encoding MBL fold metallo-hydrolase: MQIHVFTGGPAYTHGYLLSAPERGEAVLVDAPENVWDAIAPVLDEQKCRLAELWITHGHWDHTQGAAEVVRRTGAKVRAHRADQPLIETPGVMGALLPRGMEIEPVKVDAWMAQGDRFEALGEQVEVRHVPGHCPGNILFWFPAQKMAAVGDALFAGSIGRTDLPGGSMRELDHSIRTQIYTLPDDTRVFPGHGDDTTVGEEKKTNPYVRE, encoded by the coding sequence ATGCAGATTCATGTCTTCACCGGCGGCCCGGCCTATACTCACGGCTACCTGCTCTCCGCACCGGAACGCGGCGAGGCGGTTCTGGTCGATGCGCCCGAAAACGTGTGGGATGCCATCGCTCCCGTCCTCGATGAGCAAAAATGCCGGCTCGCCGAGCTTTGGATCACGCACGGGCATTGGGACCACACGCAGGGCGCGGCCGAGGTCGTGCGGCGCACCGGCGCGAAAGTCCGCGCGCACCGCGCCGACCAGCCGCTCATCGAAACGCCCGGGGTGATGGGCGCGCTGCTGCCGCGCGGCATGGAAATCGAGCCGGTGAAGGTGGACGCATGGATGGCGCAGGGCGACCGCTTCGAGGCGCTCGGCGAGCAGGTCGAGGTGCGTCATGTGCCGGGACATTGCCCGGGCAACATCCTGTTCTGGTTCCCCGCGCAAAAAATGGCCGCCGTGGGCGACGCGCTCTTTGCCGGCAGCATCGGGCGCACCGACCTGCCCGGCGGAAGCATGCGCGAACTCGACCACTCCATCCGCACGCAAATCTACACGCTGCCCGACGACACCCGCGTGTTTCCCGGCCACGGCGACGACACCACCGTCGGCGAGGAAAAGAAAACCAATCCGTATGTGCGCGAATAA
- the hemF gene encoding oxygen-dependent coproporphyrinogen oxidase yields MTENPSSAPGGQSAAAPGVASVRAWLLDFQARVCAALEAGDGSARFSTDAWTRPDPATGGGDTRVLADGPVFEKAGVAFSHVRGDRLPASATAQRPALAGLPWEALGVSIVIHPRNPHVPISHANVRFFRAGPDTGEAAAPAAWWFGGGFDLTPCYGYEEDAIAWHRAARDALAPFGEALYPRFKKACDEYFFLKHRGEPRGIGGVFFDDFNELGAERSFALLRAVGDAWLSAYPPIVARRKHTPHTERERRFQLYRRGRYAEFNLVWDRGTAFGLQSGGRTESILMSLPPLVRWDYDWHPEPGSPEARLHTDFLRPRDWAGMESTKAR; encoded by the coding sequence TTGACTGAAAATCCCTCGTCCGCGCCGGGCGGCCAATCCGCCGCCGCGCCCGGCGTCGCGTCCGTGCGCGCATGGCTGCTCGATTTCCAGGCCCGCGTTTGCGCCGCGCTTGAGGCCGGGGATGGTTCGGCCCGCTTTTCCACCGATGCGTGGACACGCCCCGATCCTGCCACCGGCGGCGGCGACACGCGCGTGCTTGCCGACGGTCCGGTCTTTGAAAAGGCAGGCGTGGCTTTCTCTCATGTGCGCGGCGACCGCCTGCCTGCCTCGGCCACCGCGCAACGCCCCGCGCTCGCCGGCCTGCCGTGGGAGGCGCTCGGTGTCTCCATCGTCATCCACCCGCGCAATCCGCATGTGCCCATCAGCCACGCCAACGTCCGTTTCTTCCGCGCCGGGCCAGACACCGGGGAGGCCGCCGCACCGGCGGCCTGGTGGTTCGGCGGCGGTTTCGACCTCACGCCTTGCTATGGCTACGAGGAGGATGCCATCGCGTGGCACCGCGCCGCGCGCGACGCGCTCGCGCCGTTCGGCGAGGCGCTCTACCCCCGTTTCAAAAAGGCCTGCGACGAGTATTTTTTTCTAAAACACCGCGGCGAGCCGCGCGGCATCGGCGGGGTGTTTTTCGACGACTTCAACGAACTCGGCGCGGAGCGCTCCTTTGCCCTGCTGCGCGCCGTGGGCGACGCCTGGCTCTCGGCCTACCCGCCCATCGTCGCGCGCCGGAAACACACGCCGCACACGGAACGCGAAAGGCGTTTCCAGTTGTATCGGCGCGGCCGATACGCCGAGTTCAACCTCGTATGGGACCGCGGCACCGCCTTCGGCCTGCAAAGCGGCGGACGCACCGAATCCATCCTGATGAGCCTCCCGCCGCTCGTCCGCTGGGACTACGACTGGCATCCCGAACCCGGCTCCCCCGAGGCGCGCTTGCACACGGATTTTCTGCGCCCCCGCGACTGGGCCGGGATGGAAAGCACAAAGGCCCGCTGA
- a CDS encoding DegT/DnrJ/EryC1/StrS family aminotransferase translates to MNVPFLDLSLQHKAIREQVLAALAATYDGTRFCLGRDVEEFEKNFAAALGYPRALGMNSGTSPLHVASVCAGVGPGDEVIVPTFTFISSAWGVSYTGAAPRFVDIQEDTFNLDPDKIEAAITPRTKGIVAVHLFGQPARMDEIMAVARKHGLFVVEDCAQAAGARYKGTPVGIIGDAGTFSFYPTKNLGGCGEGGAFVSRREEVFEKARLLRVHGSSRRYYHDIVGFNFRMDGFQAAALNVKLPLLAAWTARRQEIAARYRAEIKLADALLPATVDYGACVWHQFTLRHPRRDALREHLAKRGVGTDLIYPVPLHLQDCFAHLGQKAGSLPVAEKACATCLSLPIFPELTDAQVAHVIASVNEF, encoded by the coding sequence ATGAACGTTCCATTTCTGGATCTCTCGCTTCAACACAAGGCCATCCGCGAGCAGGTGCTCGCGGCGCTGGCGGCCACTTATGATGGCACGCGCTTTTGTCTCGGGCGCGACGTGGAGGAGTTTGAGAAAAACTTCGCCGCCGCGCTCGGCTATCCGCGCGCGCTGGGCATGAACAGCGGCACGTCGCCGCTGCATGTGGCGTCGGTGTGCGCCGGGGTCGGGCCGGGGGACGAGGTGATTGTGCCGACGTTCACGTTCATCTCGTCGGCCTGGGGCGTGAGCTACACGGGGGCGGCGCCGCGCTTCGTGGATATCCAGGAGGACACGTTCAACCTCGATCCGGACAAGATCGAGGCGGCGATCACGCCGCGGACAAAGGGCATCGTCGCGGTGCATCTGTTCGGGCAGCCGGCGCGCATGGACGAGATCATGGCGGTCGCGCGCAAGCACGGGTTGTTCGTGGTGGAGGATTGCGCGCAGGCCGCCGGGGCGCGCTACAAGGGCACGCCGGTCGGCATCATCGGCGACGCGGGGACGTTCAGCTTTTATCCGACCAAAAACCTCGGCGGATGCGGCGAGGGCGGCGCGTTCGTGTCGCGGCGCGAGGAGGTGTTCGAGAAAGCCCGGCTGCTGCGGGTGCACGGCTCGTCGCGGCGGTATTATCACGACATTGTGGGCTTTAATTTCCGCATGGACGGGTTTCAGGCGGCGGCGCTCAACGTGAAGCTGCCGCTGCTCGCGGCGTGGACGGCGCGGCGCCAGGAGATCGCGGCGCGCTACCGGGCGGAAATAAAACTGGCCGACGCGCTGCTGCCGGCGACGGTCGATTACGGCGCGTGCGTGTGGCACCAGTTCACGCTGCGTCATCCGCGGCGCGATGCGTTGCGCGAGCATCTGGCCAAGCGCGGCGTGGGCACGGACCTGATTTATCCGGTGCCGCTGCACTTGCAGGACTGCTTCGCGCATCTCGGACAAAAGGCGGGCTCCCTGCCCGTGGCGGAAAAGGCCTGCGCGACCTGCCTGAGCCTGCCGATTTTCCCTGAACTGACCGACGCGCAGGTCGCGCACGTGATCGCGTCGGTGAACGAGTTTTGA
- a CDS encoding phosphoribosylanthranilate isomerase: protein MIGNIQLKVCGLTSAADARAAARAGADYLGFILWPKSPRFLALEAWKKLAPDLPAGPKRVAVMVEPGVAELSSAVAAGFDFVQIHFSHTVPLAVAAEWSEFTGRSRLWLAPKLPPEMDVAAAWLPLADTFLLDTFHAGGFGGSGRTGDWAKFARHRAAHSEKTWILAGGLTPENVAAALAASGARFVDVNSGVESSPGVKNAEKLSRFAKNVGA from the coding sequence ATGATCGGAAACATCCAGCTCAAGGTTTGCGGGCTCACTTCGGCGGCCGATGCGCGGGCGGCGGCGCGGGCGGGGGCGGATTATCTGGGGTTCATCCTGTGGCCGAAGTCGCCGCGGTTTCTTGCGCTGGAGGCATGGAAAAAACTCGCGCCGGATTTGCCGGCCGGGCCGAAGCGCGTGGCGGTGATGGTGGAGCCGGGCGTCGCGGAACTGTCGTCGGCGGTGGCGGCGGGGTTTGATTTCGTGCAGATTCACTTTTCCCACACGGTGCCGCTGGCGGTGGCGGCGGAGTGGTCGGAATTTACTGGGCGCAGTCGCCTGTGGCTCGCGCCGAAACTGCCGCCTGAGATGGATGTGGCCGCCGCGTGGCTGCCGCTGGCGGACACCTTTTTGCTGGATACGTTTCACGCGGGCGGCTTCGGCGGCTCGGGCAGGACGGGCGACTGGGCGAAGTTTGCGCGGCATCGGGCCGCGCATTCCGAAAAAACATGGATACTCGCGGGCGGGCTGACTCCTGAGAATGTCGCCGCCGCGCTCGCGGCGAGTGGCGCGCGTTTCGTGGACGTGAACAGCGGAGTGGAATCGTCGCCGGGGGTGAAGAATGCGGAAAAATTGTCGAGGTTCGCGAAAAATGTGGGTGCGTAA
- a CDS encoding helix-turn-helix domain-containing protein, which produces MTVAQIAASAGMSVRTLRRVFDLAVGVSPKFFARVLRLQEVLAVMEAERAAMDWADVAGRAGFADQAHLVREFREFTGRTPTAYWAALKNGRFLQYGASRV; this is translated from the coding sequence ATGACGGTGGCGCAAATCGCGGCCAGCGCGGGCATGAGCGTGCGGACCTTGCGGCGCGTGTTCGATTTGGCCGTGGGGGTGTCACCGAAATTTTTCGCACGGGTGCTGCGCTTGCAGGAGGTGCTTGCGGTGATGGAAGCGGAGCGCGCGGCGATGGATTGGGCGGATGTCGCCGGGAGAGCGGGATTCGCTGACCAGGCGCATCTGGTGCGTGAGTTTCGCGAGTTTACGGGGAGGACGCCGACGGCCTATTGGGCGGCATTAAAAAATGGCCGTTTTCTTCAATACGGTGCATCGCGGGTTTGA
- a CDS encoding glyoxalase: protein MVADVRRAVVFYRDLCGFSVVMAMREDGKTVDQALVDGTGYVFAILVRDSVELMLQQAENLRSELPGALKTRAAGFSCTYYVEIEGVEALYEHIKAIAPDAVRLSPHTSSYGMREFCVEDCDGHVLVFAERAQA from the coding sequence ATGGTCGCCGACGTGCGCCGCGCCGTCGTATTTTATCGTGATTTGTGCGGCTTCTCGGTCGTCATGGCCATGCGCGAGGACGGGAAGACCGTCGATCAGGCGCTTGTCGATGGCACGGGCTATGTGTTCGCAATTCTGGTCCGGGATTCCGTCGAGCTGATGTTGCAGCAGGCGGAGAATCTGAGAAGCGAATTGCCCGGCGCGCTGAAAACGCGCGCGGCGGGTTTTTCGTGTACCTATTACGTGGAGATCGAGGGAGTGGAGGCGCTTTATGAACACATCAAGGCAATCGCGCCTGACGCGGTGCGCCTGTCGCCGCACACGTCGTCGTATGGGATGCGCGAGTTTTGCGTCGAAGACTGCGACGGGCACGTGCTGGTGTTCGCCGAGCGGGCGCAGGCGTAA
- a CDS encoding cytochrome c biogenesis protein: protein MRALWHSFVDFFVSLRLTVWLLALSIALVFFATLDQVQLGVWGVQQKWFHSFIVIHFVKGVPLPVFPGGYCIGGLLFFNLLAAHARRFRFSWKKSGILLTHFGLLLLLVGEFFTGIMQEDYQLRLDVGQTKNYSEHVRRHELAIIDTTAPDHDRATVFPEKFLARHRDAAPDALPFRVITRAYYPNVALNFRERVPNAPPPPSTHGLGERLVLFPLAETHALDESNIPAAVVELVASSGSLGTWLVSPVLDQLGPQTLEHDGRTWRLALRPERAYKPYSVTLLEFRHDRYPGTDIPKNFSSRVRLSALQNKTAFDTEGFARLPVLADGRIKPLDTVARSTLLRIQGRQNVKTGDGRRLTPAEWLLDAAFRPDEAARHRVFEITHPDLLALLQLRTDDGDGGKRFSLDQLAPRLDALDAQGRLAQEKEDARRDSYDKAVVALLGNIHAYQQLQYSLALPGHPDFLGQLLRFQEKLPEAVAAARAREAGRPHDNATLQLMAAMQHDLQLMDTNAAFRAIPPNAPGGSAGDWRTAGAALLDTFSTGRLDLFALTCAAMGQTWREQNPEKFNEGVRLYRQNIEPLQPAALSRASIEGAFNHAALFYHSAVLYVVVFLLAALSWLKWPRILARSALFLMMLAWLLTTAGILTRMWLGGYPPITNLYSSALGVAWFAVTLCIALEFIHKNAVASMAGGIIGFCALLIAHHLSLSGDTLEMMRAVLDNNFWLATHVVTITVGYSATFLAGILAILCIFLRFAPPPAGGSSGTDDSPVDGAPRRNPQAHGRDARATQPAKAAPIPQSAFRDPHSLQRMVYGIVCFATLFSLVGTVLGGIWADQSWGRFWGWDPKENGALIIVMWNAIYLHARWGGLAGVRGLMMMAVFGNIVTAWSWFGTNLLEVGLHSYGFTDKGAITLGLFVATQLVIIALALIPARTGNGRQAGGPPGLATK, encoded by the coding sequence ATGCGCGCCCTCTGGCACTCCTTCGTCGATTTTTTTGTCTCGCTCCGCCTCACCGTCTGGCTGCTCGCGCTTTCCATCGCGCTGGTGTTTTTCGCCACGCTCGACCAGGTGCAGCTCGGCGTCTGGGGCGTTCAGCAAAAGTGGTTTCACTCCTTCATCGTCATCCACTTCGTCAAGGGCGTCCCGCTGCCCGTCTTTCCCGGCGGCTACTGCATCGGCGGGCTCCTCTTCTTCAACCTCCTCGCCGCGCACGCGCGCCGCTTCCGTTTCTCTTGGAAAAAATCCGGCATCCTCCTCACCCATTTCGGCCTGCTCCTGCTCCTCGTGGGCGAATTTTTCACCGGCATCATGCAGGAGGATTACCAGCTCCGCCTCGATGTCGGCCAGACCAAGAACTACTCCGAGCACGTCCGCCGCCACGAACTCGCCATCATCGACACCACCGCGCCCGATCACGACCGCGCCACCGTCTTCCCGGAAAAATTCCTCGCCCGCCACCGCGACGCCGCGCCCGACGCCCTGCCCTTCCGCGTCATCACCCGCGCCTACTACCCCAACGTCGCGCTGAACTTCCGCGAGCGCGTCCCCAACGCGCCCCCGCCGCCCTCCACCCACGGACTCGGCGAACGCCTTGTCCTCTTCCCGCTCGCCGAGACTCACGCCCTCGACGAATCCAACATCCCCGCCGCCGTCGTGGAACTGGTCGCGTCCTCCGGCTCGCTCGGCACCTGGCTCGTCTCGCCCGTCCTCGATCAACTCGGCCCGCAAACCCTCGAGCACGACGGACGCACCTGGCGCCTCGCCCTGCGTCCCGAGCGCGCCTACAAACCCTATTCAGTCACGCTCCTCGAATTCCGCCACGACCGCTACCCCGGCACCGACATTCCGAAAAACTTTTCCAGCCGCGTGCGCCTATCCGCCCTGCAAAACAAAACCGCCTTCGACACCGAAGGGTTCGCCCGCCTGCCCGTCCTCGCCGACGGACGTATCAAACCACTGGATACCGTGGCCCGCTCCACGCTTCTCCGCATCCAGGGCCGCCAGAACGTCAAGACCGGCGACGGCCGCCGCCTCACCCCGGCCGAGTGGCTCCTCGACGCCGCCTTCCGCCCCGACGAGGCCGCCCGTCACCGGGTTTTCGAAATCACCCATCCCGACCTTCTCGCCCTGCTCCAGCTTCGCACCGACGACGGGGACGGCGGCAAACGCTTCTCGCTCGACCAGCTTGCCCCGCGCCTCGACGCCCTCGATGCCCAAGGCCGGCTCGCGCAGGAAAAAGAGGACGCCCGCCGCGACTCCTACGACAAGGCCGTCGTCGCCCTCCTCGGCAACATCCACGCGTATCAACAACTTCAATACAGCCTCGCCCTCCCCGGCCATCCCGATTTTCTCGGGCAGCTTCTTCGCTTCCAGGAAAAGCTGCCCGAGGCGGTCGCCGCCGCCCGCGCGCGCGAAGCCGGGCGGCCCCACGACAACGCGACGCTCCAGCTCATGGCCGCCATGCAGCACGACCTCCAGCTCATGGACACCAATGCCGCCTTCCGCGCCATCCCGCCCAACGCGCCCGGCGGCTCCGCCGGCGACTGGCGCACCGCCGGGGCCGCGCTGCTCGACACCTTCTCCACCGGCCGGCTCGATCTCTTCGCCCTCACCTGCGCGGCGATGGGGCAGACCTGGCGCGAGCAAAATCCGGAAAAGTTCAACGAAGGCGTCCGCCTCTATCGTCAAAACATCGAGCCGCTCCAGCCCGCCGCGCTTTCCCGCGCATCCATCGAGGGCGCGTTCAACCACGCCGCGCTTTTCTACCACAGCGCCGTTCTTTACGTTGTCGTTTTCCTGCTCGCGGCCCTGTCCTGGCTGAAATGGCCGCGCATCCTCGCCCGCTCGGCGCTCTTTCTCATGATGCTCGCGTGGCTCCTCACCACCGCCGGCATCCTCACCCGCATGTGGCTCGGCGGCTATCCGCCCATCACGAACCTCTACTCCTCCGCGCTCGGCGTCGCGTGGTTTGCCGTCACGCTCTGCATCGCCCTTGAATTTATCCACAAAAACGCCGTCGCCAGCATGGCCGGCGGCATCATCGGCTTCTGCGCGCTGCTCATCGCGCACCACCTTTCGCTTTCCGGCGACACGCTCGAAATGATGCGGGCCGTCCTCGACAACAACTTCTGGCTCGCGACCCATGTCGTCACCATCACGGTCGGCTATAGCGCCACCTTCCTCGCCGGCATCCTCGCAATCCTCTGCATTTTCCTCCGCTTCGCCCCGCCGCCTGCCGGCGGTTCGAGTGGCACGGACGACTCGCCCGTGGACGGCGCTCCGCGCCGCAATCCCCAAGCCCACGGGCGGGACGCCCGTGCCACTCAACCCGCCAAGGCCGCTCCCATTCCGCAATCCGCATTTCGCGATCCGCATTCGCTCCAGCGCATGGTTTACGGCATCGTCTGCTTCGCGACGCTCTTCAGCCTCGTCGGCACCGTGCTCGGCGGCATCTGGGCCGACCAGTCCTGGGGCCGCTTCTGGGGCTGGGATCCGAAGGAAAACGGCGCGCTCATCATCGTCATGTGGAACGCCATCTACCTTCACGCGCGCTGGGGCGGACTGGCCGGCGTGCGCGGCCTCATGATGATGGCTGTCTTCGGCAATATCGTCACCGCGTGGAGCTGGTTCGGCACCAACCTCCTCGAAGTCGGCCTCCACAGCTACGGCTTCACCGACAAGGGGGCCATCACGCTCGGCCTCTTCGTCGCCACGCAACTGGTCATCATCGCCCTCGCGCTGATCCCGGCGCGGACAGGTAATGGAAGGCAGGCGGGCGGACCTCCGGGGCTCGCAACGAAGTGA
- a CDS encoding DUF374 domain-containing protein has protein sequence MLTQLIGRYRAGRALCALTSTSKDGALMGALLGLLGLRVIRGSSSNNGRDAAQKLIAALRAGHDVGLTPDGPKGPIYEVKPGTVIVAKNGRSAIVAVGVVYETAWRLGTWDRFPLPRPFSRVRIYGRLLDTVEKDRASAVAEELEQTLREINPVETGRDGEVGF, from the coding sequence ATGCTCACGCAGCTTATCGGGCGGTATCGCGCCGGACGGGCGCTTTGCGCGTTGACCAGCACGAGCAAGGACGGGGCGTTGATGGGCGCGCTGCTCGGGTTGCTGGGGCTGCGGGTGATCCGCGGATCGAGTTCGAACAACGGGCGCGATGCCGCGCAGAAACTCATCGCGGCGCTGCGCGCGGGGCACGATGTGGGGCTGACACCGGACGGACCCAAGGGCCCGATCTACGAGGTGAAGCCGGGCACGGTCATCGTGGCGAAGAACGGCCGCAGCGCCATCGTGGCGGTTGGCGTGGTCTATGAGACGGCATGGCGGCTGGGCACTTGGGACCGCTTTCCGCTGCCGCGTCCGTTTTCCCGGGTGAGGATTTACGGACGCCTGCTGGATACGGTGGAAAAAGACCGCGCTTCGGCGGTGGCGGAGGAACTGGAGCAAACGCTGCGCGAGATCAATCCGGTGGAGACCGGGCGGGACGGGGAAGTTGGATTTTAG
- the aroC gene encoding chorismate synthase translates to MANSFGKLFTLSTWGESHGAGIGVVVDGCPPLLPITAEEIQAELDRRRPGQSDIVTPRKEADAVEILSGVFEGRTTGTPIAMLVRNADQRPGAYDEMREKFRPSHADFTYQAKYGIRDHRGGGRSSARETIGRVAAGAIAKKILAAAGVEIRAYVTRIHDIAMPEDSGAGAEFPTLAEVEATAVRCPHAETAAAMIERIKAVRAEGDSVGGVVRCRVRGVPAGLGEPVFDRLEADLAKAMLSLPATKGFEIGSGFGAVALKGSQHNDVFAPDGKGGARTVTNRSGGVQGGISNGAEIWFNTAFKPTATILQRQQTVDMRGGETELVGRGRHDPCVVPRAVPIVEAMTALVLVDHWMRQKAQRGTFEF, encoded by the coding sequence ATGGCAAACAGCTTTGGGAAACTTTTCACGCTTTCGACTTGGGGCGAGAGCCACGGGGCCGGGATCGGCGTGGTGGTGGACGGTTGTCCGCCTTTGCTGCCCATCACGGCGGAGGAAATCCAAGCCGAGCTTGACCGGCGGCGTCCGGGCCAGAGCGACATCGTGACGCCGCGCAAGGAGGCCGACGCGGTGGAGATTTTGTCGGGTGTGTTCGAGGGCAGGACCACGGGCACGCCCATCGCGATGCTGGTGCGCAACGCCGACCAGCGGCCCGGCGCCTACGACGAAATGCGCGAGAAATTTCGTCCATCGCACGCCGACTTCACCTATCAGGCGAAATACGGCATCCGCGACCATCGCGGCGGCGGGCGCAGCTCGGCGCGCGAGACCATCGGGCGCGTCGCCGCCGGGGCCATCGCAAAAAAAATCCTCGCGGCGGCGGGCGTGGAAATCCGCGCGTATGTCACGCGCATCCACGACATCGCGATGCCGGAGGACAGCGGCGCGGGCGCGGAATTTCCCACGCTGGCGGAGGTGGAGGCGACCGCGGTGCGCTGCCCGCATGCGGAGACGGCGGCGGCGATGATCGAGCGCATCAAGGCCGTGCGCGCCGAAGGCGACTCGGTCGGCGGCGTGGTGCGGTGCCGCGTGCGCGGCGTGCCGGCGGGGTTGGGCGAACCGGTGTTTGACCGGCTGGAAGCCGACCTCGCCAAGGCCATGCTGTCGCTGCCGGCGACGAAGGGTTTCGAGATCGGGAGCGGGTTCGGCGCGGTGGCGTTGAAGGGCTCGCAGCACAACGACGTTTTCGCGCCCGACGGCAAAGGCGGCGCGCGCACGGTGACGAACCGTTCCGGCGGCGTGCAGGGCGGCATCAGCAACGGCGCGGAGATCTGGTTCAACACCGCCTTCAAGCCGACCGCCACGATCCTGCAACGCCAGCAAACCGTCGATATGCGCGGCGGGGAAACGGAACTGGTCGGGCGCGGGCGTCACGACCCGTGCGTGGTCCCGCGCGCGGTGCCGATCGTCGAGGCGATGACCGCGCTCGTGCTGGTCGATCACTGGATGCGGCAGAAGGCGCAGCGCGGGACGTTCGAGTTTTGA